ATCATGTTACTCCTGCAATTAGTACCTATCGACAGGTGTTACCAGGTAGAGAATATGTCGCTCCACCAGAACAACATAAAATCAACCCACTTAAGGTTACTCAGAATGGATTTCTCGCCAAGCTCCAATTGAATCAAGGGAAATTGGACAAACAACTGATAAGCCAATATGAAGGGATGAGTCCTTCCGTTGCGCGAGAGATTCTTCATCGTGCGGGATTACCAACGAAAGAAAATCTTTGGAAAGTATTTTCGGAATGGATAGAAAATGTACGCAATCATGATTATCTACCAACGATTATCTATAGTGATCGCCCTGATTTTTCAATTTTCCCCTTATCTCATTTACAAGGAGAACAAGAAACCTTTTCTGAAATCAGTCTTTGTTTAGAAAAGTTTTACTCAGAAAAAGCAAAGCGAGATATGGTTCGGCAAAAGGTTCAAGACCTTTCGAAACTTCTTCTGATTGAGAAAAATAAGAACGAGAAGAAGATTGAGCATTTGTTAAACGACATCGAGGAAGCCAAAAAAGCGGAGAAACATAAGTTATATGGGGAATTGATCACGGCACATATGCACATGATCAAACGAGGCGATTCAAAAGTTGAAGTGATCAATTATTATGATGAAGACCAAAAGTTGATCGAGATTCCTCTTGATCCATTAAAAACTCCTTCAGAAAATGCGCAACAGTATTTTAAGAAATACAATAAACTAAAAAATAGTCTCTCTTTTATTGAACAACAAATTGAAGAAACGAAAGGAGAAATTGAGTATCTCGATACGATTCTTACGCAAATTGAAAACGCTGATCTCGGTGACTTAGAAGATATTCGGATGGAATTGGTAGAGCAAGGATATCTTCGTCAACGGGGTAAAGTAGATCGGCGAAAAAACAAAAATCCTGAGATCGAGCAATATCGGTCTTCTGAGGGAGTTCCCATTTACGTAGGGAAAAACAACCGGCAAAATGAATACCTAACCCATCGCCTTGCTCATAGTACAGATACATGGCTGCATACCAAAGATATTCCCGGTTCCCATGTTGTGATCAGAGGAAAGGATTTTGGCGAGCAGACGTTGATAGAAGCAGCAACCTTGGCGGCATATTTCAGTAAGGCCAAACACTCCAGCCAAGTGCCTGTCGATTATACATTGATTAAATATGTGAAAAAACCAAGTGGAGCAAAACCTGGATTTGTGATCTATGAAAATCAAAAGACCCTCTATATTACCCCTGATGAGAAGATTATTGAGCGGTTGAAGGTAAGTAGATCATAGAAAAGAGCACGAATCGTCGTGCTCTTTTTCATAATAGCACCTCTATATCTTTCCAGCCGTAGCTCTCTTCTTTTAATATTTGGCTCCCTATTTCTATTAACTTAGAATCAATATAATCACCGCCCAACTTTTTATAGAATTTACGATATGGATTATCGGCAAGTGCCCATACTTGTACAGACGTTATCCCTAATTCTTTTAACTTTTGAGCAAGTGCTTTTACCAATTGCCTTCCTATTCCTTTTCTTTGGGAATGTTTTAATAGATAAATCCCATAGATCTCCCCTTCATAATCTGAATTTTCCGTTCGATTGTACCCTCCTGCAATGAAACCGATAATTTCTTTCTTCTCATTTTCAGCAACAAAATAGCATCTGTTCCTTGCTATTGTTAAATGTTCCTTAAATCTTTTTTCCGCTTTCTCATATGATAAATCAGCTAAAAATTGATCAGAAACAATTCCTTTGTATGTCGTCCGCCAACTGTCCACATTTACTTTCCCAATCGCAAAAGCATCCTCAATTCTTGCTTCACGAATGAGCATGTATTCCCCTCCCCCCAACCATTCTGTTCTTTATTGGTTCATAATTTTAGTTACCTATTATTTCTTTGAGAAAATGCCAAAAATATCATAACCGGTATAAGTCCAGCCAAAAAACCAATAGCAAAGTCCCTCAATAAAATCACCTCATATTCGTTATAACATTCACCTTTCCATCCTTTTTCCCAATGAGAAACATATTTGCTATATTAGGGAATAATCCATTCTCAACAACCCCTGGAATTGTATTCAGTTCTTTGTTTAGTTGTTCAGGTTTTGTGATCTTGTCAAACTTACAATCCAATATATAGTTTCCGTTATCGGTTATGTCGGGCTTATCATCTACAAGTCTTAAGCGGGGCTGACAGCCAAATTCCGCTATTTTTTTCATTGTATTCTCCCAACCAAAAGGTATGACTTCTACGGGTAATGGAAATTGACCAAGTTGTTTGACTAATTTTGATTCATCAGCAACAATGATTAATTGAGCACTAGCTGCAGCTACAATTTTTTCTCTAAGTAATGCTCCTCCTCCCCCCTTAATTAAATTTAATTCAGAGTCAATTTCATCTGCTCCATCAATGGTGACATCGATCCGATCGACACTTGCGAAATCTGTAAGAGGAATTCCTAACTCTTTGGCTAATTCTTCAGTTCTCACAGATGTGGGTATTCCTTTTATAGATAGCCCTTCTTTCACTAATTGACCTAGTTTTTGAATTGTCCAATAAACAGTAGATCCAGTCCCTAATCCAACAACCATTCCATCTTTTATGTAATCCACTGCTTTTTCTCCTACAAGTTGTTTTGCATTCATTTTGTACCCTCCAGATCAAAATCTTCAAAATGTAATTGGAATATTTTTATAATTCTAACAGAACATTGTATAGTGCAAGCATATGATTTACAAAAAAATCCAGCCATTTGACTGGATTTTTTAATTCGATTTATCTATCTTTTTAATTTGCGAAGTAAGTCTAGAATTTCGACGTAAAGCCAGACAAGGGTAACGATTAAGCTAAACGCTCCATACCATTCCATGTATTTAGGTAAACCCATTTTTGATCCTTGTTCGATCATATCAAAATCTAATACAAAGTTAAAAGCAGCAATACCCACAACAAACAGACTAATGAAAATACTCAATGGACTACTATCATGAATAAAAGTTAACTGGCTGCCAAAGAAACTCATAATGAGATCAATAATATAAACAAGCAGAACTCCAAGTGTTGCTCCTACCACCATTTTTCTAAATTTCGCATTCACATTAATAATTCGAAAACGGTAGATCATGATCATGACTAGAAAAACACCGAAAGTTAATCCAACTGCTTGGATCGTAATACCTTGATATCGTTGTTCATACATGGCAGAAAGCCCACCAAGTGCCATTCCTTCAAAGACAGCATAAATTGGTGCGGCAATCACAGCGATCCTTGGTATAAATGATGTAAGCAAGGCAGAGATAAGACCACCGATTAGTCCAATAATCATCCATGAACCAATGGCATCGACTCCACCTTCCATATATCGACTCCACAAAACGAAAGCTGAACCCATGACAATCATAAAGAGTATAAAAACTTTATTAATGGTTCCCTCTACCGACATTCGATACGTAAGATCAATTTGCTCTTCATTCGTTAAACGTTTTAAAACAGGATTTGAACTTCTCATTTAAAAGTCCTCCTTTTCTAATCACTTTCCAAAAAAAAATATGATTATTTTCTAAAAAGTATGTCGATTAACGATAGTTTGTGAATTGAAGTTCAAGATTGTAATCTTGGCCGCGTAGGAATTGAATCACTGATTGTAAATCATCACGGCTTTTACCAGAAACTCGAACTTGATCATTCATAATTTGCGCTTGCACTTTTAGTTTTAAATTTTTAATATCCTTTACAATTTGCTTCGCAATCTCGCTTTCAATTCCTTGCTTAATTTTAATCATTTGGCGTACTGTGCCACCTGTTGCATCCTCAATTTTCCCATATTCTAGGTTTTTTATCGATACTTTACGATTAATTAATTTGGTTTGTAATACGTCAATCACTGCTTTTAGTTTATATTCATCGTCTGCAAGGATCTTGATTTGATCTCCTTCTAAACTGATTTCAACTTTGCTATTTTTGAAATCGTAGCGTTGGCTAATCTCTTTTTTCGCTTGGTTGACTGCATTATCTACTTCTTGCGTGTCTACTTGTGAAACAATATCAAAAGAAGCATCTTTTGCCATAAGACATCTTCCTTTCGTCATACTTATAATATTTACAATTTTACATTTTTAATCATTTTAACATTCTCGAACCAACTATTCCATTCTTTTTACTTCCCCATAACGAAAACAATCGATCGTATGATCATTGACCATTCCAATCGCTTGCATGTAAGCATAGCAAATCGTTGGCCCAACAAATCGAAATCCCCGCTTTTTCAAATCCTTACTTAACTTCTCTGATTCAACAGAAGTAGTTTGAACTTCTTTCCAGTCTTTTAACTGGTTATCGATCGGTTTGTGATTTACAAAACACCATAAATACCGTTCAAAGCTGCCAAATTCTTTTTGAACTTGTAAAAAAACTTTGGCATTTTGGATTATAGCTTCAATTTTTTTCCGATTCCTGATAATGCCTTCGTTTTTCATTAATTCTTTTATCTTTTTTTCATCATAATCCTTAATTTTAACAGGATCAAAATCATCAAAAGCTCGGCGATAATTTTCTCTTTTTCTTAAAATCGTCATCCAGCTTAGACCTGCCTGCATTCCTTCGAGAATGAGAAATTCAAAAAGCTTGTGGTCTTCATGGACAGGTACTCCCCATTCCTGATCATGATATTCAATACAAAGGGGATCTCCTTTTACCCAACTACACCGGTTCATTTGGCATTTCCTTTCTATATCTGTTGAATTGTCCATGAATTGCTCGTATTCCTACATTTATTATACATTTGCTATAGATTTATGAATAGTAAACGAAATATATCATAAAAAAAGATTTCATCTGAAGTTTAACTTCAAATGAAACCTTAGGATCACTCTACATAGTTTGTATGTTCAACGCAGCTCTGATACTTCGCAGCTTTTCTTGAATAAATCGGTTGGTAGAAAAGCACGCTCGCTAAAGCACCTATAGGGTATAAGTCACGCTATGCAACAGTTGCAAGTCGAGCTATGTCTGGGAGTGTATTTATACACGGTCAACGGAGCGAGTTGGAATATACAAACCAAATATTTGTTTATCATTCTTTGATCAAGATGGCACGAGCTGGAGCGGCTTCTGCACCTTTGATATATAAGGGTGCCGCATAAAGAAAATATTCTCCTTCTTCCACTTCTTTCAAGCGTAATCCCTCTAAAATCACGATTCCAGCCTGAAAAAGTTGAAGGTGTGTCTCATGATTGGGTTGACTTCGCTCAATTCCTAGAGCATCAATACCAACGCCTTTAATTTGTATCTCTGCTAAATATTTGGCTCCACTTTTTTCAAGAAAAATAAATTCTGGATTAAATCCTTCATCATAGGAGTTTTTTGTTTTAAAAAGGATAAAATCTCCCTTTTCAATCTCTTTCCCAAGCAAATCTTCACGTGTAATTTGTTGCTCTAAATGAGTCAAATCAATCACTTTACATGGGGTTATGACTTTGGATAGATCCAAATAATCAATGGTATCTCCCCCATTAATCATATGCAATGGGGCATCTATATGGGTTCCTGTATGCATATCCATATCGATTCGCGATTCATACGCCGTTGCTGTCCTAAAGTCTTGTACGGTTTTCAGTTGCGGGCGTTTTTCTTCTTTGTTTTTATACACAGGCATGTGATAATGAATGGGCATGGAAATATCAAAAATTTTCATAGTTTCATCAGCTCCCCTTCTCCAACATTCCACCATCTTCGCCTGTCACGGTGGAGCAATTCATCCGCTTCCTTTGGTCCCCATGTGCCAGATGGATAGTTAGGAAAAACAATAGGCTGGTTTTGCCAAACTTCGGCAATGGTATCGACCAGTTTCCATGAATATTCCACTTCATCCCAGCGAGTAAATAAAGTAGAATCTCCTTTCATAACATCGTATATTAATCGTTCATAAGCTTCTGGTGAATTGCTCCCCACTTGACAATTCTGACAAAAATCCATTTTCACAGGGACAATGTGATTCTTGGTTCCAGGCTGTTTGGCATTAAATTGCAAATAGACCCCTTCAAGGGGCTGAATTCGAATGACTAAGAGGTTTGGCATTAAATAGTCTTTGTATTCTTTAAAATATAACGTGTGTTCTAGTTGTTTGAATTGAACGATGACCTCTGTTGACTTTGATGGCATTCGTTTTCCTGTGCGAATATAAAATGGTACCCCTGACCAACGAAAATTGTTGATATGTAATTTTAAAGCTGCAAATGTTTCTGTTGTGGAAGTAGGGGAAACCCGTTCTTCCTCCCGATATCCAGATACATTTTTTCCTTTGATCTTTCCTGGACCGTATTGCCCACGGACCGTATTTTTGATTACGGTTTCTTTCGTGAATTCTTCAATGGAACGCAAAACCTTTACCTTTTCATCCCGAATGGACTCCGTTTTAAGATTAATCGGCGGTTCCATAGCCGTTAACGTGAGAAGTTGTAGCATATGGTTTTGAATCATATCCCGGAGTGCCCCCGCTTTTTCATAGTAGCCACCCCGGTTTTCAACTCCCACCGTCTCACTTGAGGAAATTTGAATATGGTCAATATATCGATGGTTCCAAATGGGTTCAAAAAGGGCATTAGCAAAACGGATCACCATAATGTTTTGCAGCATTTCTTTACCTAAATAATGATCGATACGATATGTATTTTCCTCAGTAAAAACTTGTATCATTTGCTGATTTAATTCTCTGGCAGATTGGAGGTCCCTGCCAAATGGCTTTTCTATTACAACTCGTTTCCATGATCTTTGATTCTCTATTAATCCATGAATTTTTAATTTCTCAGCAATGAATCCAAAGTATTCTGGAGCAACTGCCAAGTAATAAATACGATTTCCGTTTGTTTGGTATTTTTGATCTAATTGCTGAAGAAATTCCTTCAAATGGTAATACCCTTCATCCTGAGAAAAATCAAACTGCTCATAATAGATTCGGTCTTCTAGGGTTTTCCATGCTTCCTCGATAAACGGGAATCTGGAAAACTGTTTTACGGAATCCACTAATTCATTACGATATTGTTCACTTGTTTTGTCTCTTCTACCGATGGAAACGACCGCAAAATGTTCTGGTAGTTGGTTTTCATGATGTAAATTGTAGAGTGCAGGAATCAATTTGCGATAGGTTAAATCCCCTGTTCCACCAAAGATCACAAAGATGTTGGATAAATCGGTGTTCATCAACAACCACCTTCTTCGTCTATTACTTTATTTTTTTTCGACAGCATGACCACCGAATTCGTTACGTAAAGCTGCAACCACTTTACCTGTAAATGTATCTTTCTGTTCAGAACGGTATCTCATAAATAAAGATTCGGTGATAACTGGTGCTGGAACTCTCAGGTCTAATGCCTCTTGAACCGTCCATAACCCTTCACCTGAAGAATGCATAACTCCTTTAATAGAATCTAAATGGGGATCTTTGGAAAAGGCTGACTCTGTTAATTCGATTAACCAACTACGGATCACCGATCCATGATTAAAGACTCTGGCGACTTTTTGCAGATCAAGGTCAAATTGACTTTTTTCCATGATTTCAAACCCTTCACCAATCGCTTGCATCATCCCATATTCGATTCCGTTATGAACCATTTTAACAAAGTGACCCGAACCATTTCGTCCTGTATGTAAGTAACCATTTTCGACACTAATGTCTCTTACTAAAGGTTCAATATATAGGAATACATCATCTTCAGCACCAATCATCGTACAAGCTCCATTTCTAGCACCTGACATTCCACCACTTGTTCCTACATCCACAAAATCGATCCCTTTTGCTTTTAATTGCTCATATCTTCTTAAAGTATCTTTATAGTTTGAGTTTCCTGCATCAATAATGATGTCATTTTTGTTTAAAAGTGGTACCAACGCATCAATCATTTGGTCAACTGGATCCCCTGCAGGTATCATGATCCAAATTACTCTTCTTCCTTCAAGCTTGTTCACAAGCTCTTCAATACTATAAGCTCCTGTGATTCCTTCTTTTTCAATCTGCTTCACTTTTTCTGGTGAACGATTATATGCCACCACTTGATGACCATGATCTCTCATATTTAAGGCGATATTATAGCCCATTTTCCCTAAGCCAATCAATCCAATTTGCATACAAGTACCTCCTCTAGATGTATTATCTGAGATTAAAAGATCCAATATTAGTTATTTTTTTATATCATTTATTTTATATACCAAAATTTCTCAAGTTTCTAGAGGAGAAGTATTGGGACGCTTGGGAATGGCTGTTTTTCTGCTTATCTTAATCCCCGACTTCCTGGTTTGATTACTGGGATGTTTCCCTCTTTACAGATCGGGCACGATTCCTGATCATAGGATTCCAATTCTATGGATATGAGAGATTGAAAAGGAACACCGAAATCTACTTTTCCATTACTGCGATCAACGAGAACACAAACACCGATGACTTCTCCGCCGTTCTCTTTTACTACTTCAATCACTTCTTTTACCGAACCACCAGTGGTGACCACATCTTCGACAACCAGCACTTTTTCACCAGGTCGAATCTGAAAACCCCTTCGTAATGTCATCTTCCCGTTTTCCCGTTCACAAAAGATATTTCTAACTCCTAAGATTCTTGACATTTCATAACCTACGATAATCCCGCCAACAGCTGGAGAAACGACTGAATCGATTTCTTTTTCAGGTACTTTCTCAGTTAAAATTCGACACAGTTTCTCGGTGTGTTTTGGATATTGTAATAATTGAGCCATCTGCATGTATTTGTTAGAATGACGTCCTGATGTGAGGAGAAAATGCCCTTCCTTTAGAACTCCTAATTCTTGAAATAAATTGAAAATTTCTTTCTGATCCATTTTTTTCACTCCTATTCTTTAATTCAGTATTTGTTTTTCTACATTTCGAACGATCTCTTCCAATTGTTTTGCAGGTTCTTTTGCTTCTGTAATCATTCTCCCAACCACAATATAGTCCGAGCCAAATTGAAACGCTTGTTCAGGTGTAGTGATTCGTTTCTGATCATGGTGATCTCCATTCAGGAACCTAATTCCTGGGGTAACCGTTAGAAAATCTATTCCACAAGCTCCTTTAATCTTGGGAACATCTAAAGGGGAACTTACGACTCCATCTAAGCCTGCTTTTTTTGCCAGTTTGGCATAATGTGTTACAATCGCTTCCATTGAATAAGGGATACCAATTTGCTCATGAAGAATTTTTTCATCTGTGCTTGTTAGCTGGGTTACTCCAATTAGTAAAGGTCGTTTTTGTCCTACAGCAAGGTTTTTTTCTATTTGATTTCGTGCTTCTTCCATCATCTGAATACCGCCAGCCACATGAACATTAAACATTTCTACTCCCATTTTTGTCAGTTGAGCAGCTGCTCTTCCCACTGTATTTGGAATATCATGAAGCTTGAGATCAAGAAAGATTTTAATCCCTAATTTCTGTAATTTTTCAATAATGGGATAACCCGCACCATAAAATAGCTCCATTCCTACCTTTACAAATCGAAGTTCACCTTCAAATCGAGCGACCAGATCAAGGGCTTCTTTTTCAGTTGGTACATCTAAGGCGACAATGATTCGATCACGTATTGAAAGATTATTCATTGATAGTTCCACCCTTCCCCTGTCAGTTCGGATATTTGTCCAACACCCATTTCATCCAGGACACGTTCTAAATCTT
This is a stretch of genomic DNA from Tepidibacillus fermentans. It encodes these proteins:
- a CDS encoding Rqc2 family fibronectin-binding protein — encoded protein: MPFDGFVTHALVHELREKLIHGRIHKIYQPHQTDLIFHIRSNRGNSSLLISANPTYPRLHLTNENILNPLEPPMFCMLLRKHLEGGIIEDITQVSLERIIHIDVRTKNELGDIQNKRLIIEIMGKHSNIILINPDTNIIIDGIHHVTPAISTYRQVLPGREYVAPPEQHKINPLKVTQNGFLAKLQLNQGKLDKQLISQYEGMSPSVAREILHRAGLPTKENLWKVFSEWIENVRNHDYLPTIIYSDRPDFSIFPLSHLQGEQETFSEISLCLEKFYSEKAKRDMVRQKVQDLSKLLLIEKNKNEKKIEHLLNDIEEAKKAEKHKLYGELITAHMHMIKRGDSKVEVINYYDEDQKLIEIPLDPLKTPSENAQQYFKKYNKLKNSLSFIEQQIEETKGEIEYLDTILTQIENADLGDLEDIRMELVEQGYLRQRGKVDRRKNKNPEIEQYRSSEGVPIYVGKNNRQNEYLTHRLAHSTDTWLHTKDIPGSHVVIRGKDFGEQTLIEAATLAAYFSKAKHSSQVPVDYTLIKYVKKPSGAKPGFVIYENQKTLYITPDEKIIERLKVSRS
- a CDS encoding GNAT family N-acetyltransferase; translation: MLIREARIEDAFAIGKVNVDSWRTTYKGIVSDQFLADLSYEKAEKRFKEHLTIARNRCYFVAENEKKEIIGFIAGGYNRTENSDYEGEIYGIYLLKHSQRKGIGRQLVKALAQKLKELGITSVQVWALADNPYRKFYKKLGGDYIDSKLIEIGSQILKEESYGWKDIEVLL
- the rpiA gene encoding ribose-5-phosphate isomerase RpiA — translated: MNAKQLVGEKAVDYIKDGMVVGLGTGSTVYWTIQKLGQLVKEGLSIKGIPTSVRTEELAKELGIPLTDFASVDRIDVTIDGADEIDSELNLIKGGGGALLREKIVAAASAQLIIVADESKLVKQLGQFPLPVEVIPFGWENTMKKIAEFGCQPRLRLVDDKPDITDNGNYILDCKFDKITKPEQLNKELNTIPGVVENGLFPNIANMFLIGKKDGKVNVITNMR
- a CDS encoding Bax inhibitor-1/YccA family protein; this translates as MRSSNPVLKRLTNEEQIDLTYRMSVEGTINKVFILFMIVMGSAFVLWSRYMEGGVDAIGSWMIIGLIGGLISALLTSFIPRIAVIAAPIYAVFEGMALGGLSAMYEQRYQGITIQAVGLTFGVFLVMIMIYRFRIINVNAKFRKMVVGATLGVLLVYIIDLIMSFFGSQLTFIHDSSPLSIFISLFVVGIAAFNFVLDFDMIEQGSKMGLPKYMEWYGAFSLIVTLVWLYVEILDLLRKLKR
- a CDS encoding YajQ family cyclic di-GMP-binding protein — its product is MAKDASFDIVSQVDTQEVDNAVNQAKKEISQRYDFKNSKVEISLEGDQIKILADDEYKLKAVIDVLQTKLINRKVSIKNLEYGKIEDATGGTVRQMIKIKQGIESEIAKQIVKDIKNLKLKVQAQIMNDQVRVSGKSRDDLQSVIQFLRGQDYNLELQFTNYR
- a CDS encoding DNA-3-methyladenine glycosylase I, whose translation is MNRCSWVKGDPLCIEYHDQEWGVPVHEDHKLFEFLILEGMQAGLSWMTILRKRENYRRAFDDFDPVKIKDYDEKKIKELMKNEGIIRNRKKIEAIIQNAKVFLQVQKEFGSFERYLWCFVNHKPIDNQLKDWKEVQTTSVESEKLSKDLKKRGFRFVGPTICYAYMQAIGMVNDHTIDCFRYGEVKRME
- a CDS encoding cyclase family protein; this translates as MKIFDISMPIHYHMPVYKNKEEKRPQLKTVQDFRTATAYESRIDMDMHTGTHIDAPLHMINGGDTIDYLDLSKVITPCKVIDLTHLEQQITREDLLGKEIEKGDFILFKTKNSYDEGFNPEFIFLEKSGAKYLAEIQIKGVGIDALGIERSQPNHETHLQLFQAGIVILEGLRLKEVEEGEYFLYAAPLYIKGAEAAPARAILIKE
- the zwf gene encoding glucose-6-phosphate dehydrogenase, which translates into the protein MNTDLSNIFVIFGGTGDLTYRKLIPALYNLHHENQLPEHFAVVSIGRRDKTSEQYRNELVDSVKQFSRFPFIEEAWKTLEDRIYYEQFDFSQDEGYYHLKEFLQQLDQKYQTNGNRIYYLAVAPEYFGFIAEKLKIHGLIENQRSWKRVVIEKPFGRDLQSARELNQQMIQVFTEENTYRIDHYLGKEMLQNIMVIRFANALFEPIWNHRYIDHIQISSSETVGVENRGGYYEKAGALRDMIQNHMLQLLTLTAMEPPINLKTESIRDEKVKVLRSIEEFTKETVIKNTVRGQYGPGKIKGKNVSGYREEERVSPTSTTETFAALKLHINNFRWSGVPFYIRTGKRMPSKSTEVIVQFKQLEHTLYFKEYKDYLMPNLLVIRIQPLEGVYLQFNAKQPGTKNHIVPVKMDFCQNCQVGSNSPEAYERLIYDVMKGDSTLFTRWDEVEYSWKLVDTIAEVWQNQPIVFPNYPSGTWGPKEADELLHRDRRRWWNVGEGELMKL
- the gnd gene encoding phosphogluconate dehydrogenase (NAD(+)-dependent, decarboxylating), with amino-acid sequence MQIGLIGLGKMGYNIALNMRDHGHQVVAYNRSPEKVKQIEKEGITGAYSIEELVNKLEGRRVIWIMIPAGDPVDQMIDALVPLLNKNDIIIDAGNSNYKDTLRRYEQLKAKGIDFVDVGTSGGMSGARNGACTMIGAEDDVFLYIEPLVRDISVENGYLHTGRNGSGHFVKMVHNGIEYGMMQAIGEGFEIMEKSQFDLDLQKVARVFNHGSVIRSWLIELTESAFSKDPHLDSIKGVMHSSGEGLWTVQEALDLRVPAPVITESLFMRYRSEQKDTFTGKVVAALRNEFGGHAVEKK
- the pyrE gene encoding orotate phosphoribosyltransferase, with amino-acid sequence MDQKEIFNLFQELGVLKEGHFLLTSGRHSNKYMQMAQLLQYPKHTEKLCRILTEKVPEKEIDSVVSPAVGGIIVGYEMSRILGVRNIFCERENGKMTLRRGFQIRPGEKVLVVEDVVTTGGSVKEVIEVVKENGGEVIGVCVLVDRSNGKVDFGVPFQSLISIELESYDQESCPICKEGNIPVIKPGSRGLR
- the pyrF gene encoding orotidine-5'-phosphate decarboxylase; protein product: MNNLSIRDRIIVALDVPTEKEALDLVARFEGELRFVKVGMELFYGAGYPIIEKLQKLGIKIFLDLKLHDIPNTVGRAAAQLTKMGVEMFNVHVAGGIQMMEEARNQIEKNLAVGQKRPLLIGVTQLTSTDEKILHEQIGIPYSMEAIVTHYAKLAKKAGLDGVVSSPLDVPKIKGACGIDFLTVTPGIRFLNGDHHDQKRITTPEQAFQFGSDYIVVGRMITEAKEPAKQLEEIVRNVEKQILN